One segment of Labrus mixtus chromosome 10, fLabMix1.1, whole genome shotgun sequence DNA contains the following:
- the si:ch1073-303k11.2 gene encoding LRRN4 C-terminal-like protein, translating into MMSLYRNLTVLLLFLIAALLPSSHLLTHAASASPPVTRPRINYTSLDDYEDDIHEVFVKKTTAVKRGPPQLCKFDSCSENQEPCDVLEAKHGCLCPGVSRADVPPHAPRIQALLPINAGADSGKLEIKWCAPSSVVSGYKVVIEGSEGDTLEFRDAARRGVIKTVEVGTKVCVEAVNNAGSSTASDFSCMRFHHPESSDRKLLAGVIGGGVTLLLILILVAVIFWKYKTNKKAKGDSTDGLGNPTYSTEGTL; encoded by the coding sequence ATGATGTCATTGTACAGGAACCTGACTGTGCTTCTCCTTTTTCTGATTGCCGCCCTGCTACCCAGCTCCCACCTCTTAACGCACGCTGCCTCTGCCTCTCCTCCCGTCACTCGTCCTCGCATCAATTACACTTCCTTAGATGACTATGAAGATGACATACATGAAGTGTTCGTCAAGAAGACCACTGCTGTCAAACGTGGTCCGCCACAGCTTTGCAAATTCGACTCCTGCTCAGAGAATCAGGAGCCATGTGATGTCCTCGAAGCTAAACACGGGTGCCTCTGTCCCGGGGTCAGTAGGGCAGATGTGCCTCCTCATGCACCCCGCATCCAAGCGCTGCTGCCAATCAATGCAGGGGCTGACAGCGGGAAGCTAGAGATCAAGTGGTGTGCTCCATCTTCCGTGGTGTCTGGGTACAAAGTGGTGATAGAGGGAAGTGAAGGTGACACCCTTGAGTTCAGAGACGCTGCACGAAGAGGAGTGATCAAAACAGTCGAAGTTGGGACTAAGGTGTGTGTGGAGGCGGTAAACAATGCAGGAAGCAGCACCGCCTCAGATTTCTCATGTATGCGGTTTCACCATCCTGAATCTTCAGACCGTAAACTGCTGGCTGGAGTCATAGGTGGAGGAGTCACACTCCTTTTAATTCTTATCCTTGTAGCTGTGATCTTCTGGAAGTACAAGACGAATAAGAAGGCAAAGGGAGATTCAACTGATGGACTGGGGAACCCTACTTACAGCACAGAGGGGACTCTGTGA
- the tstd1 gene encoding thiosulfate:glutathione sulfurtransferase, translated as MILWGYLTISYQTLLFLVFNVFAPSLTEISYEDLKALMAKSEKLLLVDVRTKEEVDKGRIPGSIHIHVDSVEAAFALEPEEFKAKFGVTKPPLDAPELVLYCQMGMRGGRATSKAQELGYVNASNYKGGYKEWSAKEGN; from the exons ATGATTTTATGGGGATATTTAACAATATCTTATCAGACTTtgctttttttagtttttaatgtgtttgctcCATCATTGACAGAAATCTCCTACGAGGATCTGAAAGCGCTCATGGCAAAGAGCGAGAAGCTCCTCCTGGTTGATGTCCGCACCAAAGAGGAGGTGGATAAAGGACGAATTCCAGGGTCAATTCACATCCATG TTGATTCTGTAGAGGCTGCTTTTGCCCTCGAGCCCGAAGAATTCAAGGCCAAGTTTGGTGTAACCAAACCACCACTGGATGCCCCCGAGCTGGTGTTATACTGCCAGATGGGAATGCGAGGGGGTAGGGCCACGAGCAAAGCCCAGGAACTTGGATATGTGAA CGCTTCTAATTATAAAGGAGGATACAAGGAGTGGTCTGCCAAAGAGGGAAACTGA